In one Babylonia areolata isolate BAREFJ2019XMU chromosome 12, ASM4173473v1, whole genome shotgun sequence genomic region, the following are encoded:
- the LOC143288529 gene encoding uncharacterized protein LOC143288529 has product MASEVQQRTFEHSSFPSWRAVGLAENLATDEDIARFLVALYQGHTEGREQRECYNFKCHQCNSLLMMLCTSCNTVHVPSLVLNPGPPAAQTLQLHPMDGDTLAQGPAQEEGLLLPQDVFQQLLSLDEPLQQVERLLVHGGLPPEEGKPFVEGEAPQQGPHPQAAFVEEQDPLLPGAQESKPFQEDSPSEQGHLLSLQHTPQAVFVPENPLLPHSGFLKEDPAEQPGVSSLQRARAALVSMGGTEAVAEDPQFQPAPSFQMVPQAGSLPQTPTLVHQAVHLAVPQQQDSPVQQQAAALAEQVSACAPYHPQSLETFLELEEKKSLRKQGVGQDVHVSSQHEGHGANDGRAEFENGRDLVNTLQVGSLKNDPGQGDVNVSCISNVMMPLENEQPETILHHPASCKTENTADQVADSFEACSTEVKRSRFGRVLIPKTDPSFVCGTEKKNVCATNGQGSRGKQSPKKQLIKLASALKHEPDNEKPVQSFPSFRGQYQFDKRLEVSLVRCDALIKKNGGNAVGERRAVIKRQEHIHTERVGYHMAYEKGSDVKWYASSAVSLADVNDQKSSEGNTDTDFPLEQHCAEAGTREKLDEASVSTEDQLTDTLVMSEEEVESPELSHTDDSEQGKDKSGGKGLGQDSKAGPFVCTDCGKSYQQKASLSAHRRCHANQGQFVVCDLCGLGFILERSLRRHKAKKHPGNGALQCKLCSFHCSANKDMKTHMKKSHWRLSTQQCEFCGVRMNPQALKAHILRHKNEKPLSCDQCDRSFRTNSQLNNHRRSRHGEMEHPFRCERCGRGFVKAQSLKHHMYSHTGERPFICTECPSAFARKDYLNKHMTKHTGEKRFQCDVCNKKFSFVSSLNSHKKRKHGANKQKVQSGEGATSSAAAATDTGVQEIPVQTLDLWEMTYLVPVYSTGSADGSIVYTSPALGL; this is encoded by the coding sequence CTACCAAGGCCACACGGaggggagagagcagagagagtgcTACAACTTCAAATGCCACCAGTGTAACTCCCTGCTGATGATGCTGTGCACCAGCTGTAACACTGTGCATGTGCCTTCCCTGGTTCTGAACCCAGGGCCCCCAGCAGCACAGACCCTCCAGCTGCACCCCATGGACGGTGACACCTTGGCCCAGGGTCCAGCCCAGGAGGAAGGGCTGCTCCTGCCGCAGGATGTCTTTCAGCAGCTGCTGTCGCTGGACGAGCCATTGCAGCAGGTGGAGAGGCTGCTGGTGCATGGAGGCCTGCCCCCTGAGGAAGGCAAGCCCTTTGTGGAGGGTGAGGCCCCTCAGCAGGGACCCCATCCACAGGCCGCGTTTGTCGAAGAGCAGGATCCGCTGTTGCCAGGTGCTCAGGAAAGCAAACCGTTCCAGGAAGACTCGCCTTCGGAGCAGGGACACCTGCTGTCTCTGCAACACACCCCTCAGGCCGTGTTTGTGCCAGAAAATCCGCTGCTTCCTCACTCTGGGTTCCTGAAGGAGGATCCAGCTGAGCAGCCAGGAGTTTCGTCTTTGCAGCGCGCACGGGCTGCGCTTGTGTCGATGGGTGGAACTGAAGCTGTGGCTGAAGATCCACAGTTTCAGCCAGCTCCGTCTTTTCAGATGGTGCCACAAGCAGGAAGTCTGCCACAAACCCCAACACTCGTGCACCAAGCGGTTCATCTGGCTGTGCCTCAGCAGCAAGACTCGCCTGTTCAGCAGCAAGCTGCAGCTCTGGCAGAGCAGGTGTCTGCCTGTGCACCGTATCATCCCCAGTCTCTGGAGACCTTCCTGGagttagaagaaaagaaaagcctgAGGAAGCAAGGTGTGGGACAGGACGTGCACGTTTCTTCACAACATGAAGGCCACGGGGCGAATGATGGAAGGGCAGAGTTCGAGAATGGCCGAGATCTGGTGAACACACTGCAAGTCGGCAGTCTGAAGAACGATCCTGGTCAGGGAGATGTGAATGTCAGTTGCATAAGTAATGTGATGATGCCCTTGGAAAACGAGCAACCCGAAACCATTTTGCACCACCCTGCTTCATGTAAGACTGAAAACACTGCTGATCAAGTGGCGGATTCCTTTGAGGCTTGCTCCACAGAGGTAAAACGAAGCAGATTTGGTCGGGTTTTGATTCCCAAAACTGACCCCTCCTTTGTTTGTGGAACGGAAAAGAAGAATGTGTGTGCCACGAATGGTCAAGGTTCAAGAGGGAAGCAGTCACCAAAGAAACAGCTCATCAAACTCGCTTCTGCTCTCAAACATGAGCCAGACAATGAAAAACCCGTCCAAAGTTTTCCATCATTTAGGGGCCAGTATCAGTTTGATAAACGCCTGGAAGTCAGCCTTGTGAGATGTGATGCGTTGATTAAGAAAAACGGTGGAAACGCTGTGGGGGAGAGACGTGCCGTCATCAAGAGACaagaacacattcacactgaAAGGGTTGGATACCACATGGCATATGAAAAAGGTAGCGATGTGAAATGGTATGCATCATCAGCAGTCAGTCTGGCAGATGTCAACGACCAGAAGTCCAGTGAAgggaacactgacacagactttCCTCTGGAACAGCACTGTGCTGAGGCTGGAACCAGAGAGAAACTTGATGAAGCATCTGTGAGCACAGAGGATCAGCTGACCGACACCCTAGTGATGAGTGAGGAAGAGGTTGAGTCGCCCGAGCTGTCACACACAGATGATTCCGAACAAGGCAAGGACAAGTCTGGTGGCAAAGGCCTCGGCCAGGACAGTAAAGCCGGGCCCTTTGTTTGCACGGACTGTGGGAAAAGCTACCAGCAGAAGGCCTCGCTTTCGGCGCACCGGAGATGTCACGCCAACCAGGGCCAGTTCGTGGTGTGTGACCTCTGCGGACTGGGGTTCATCCTGGAGAGAAGCCTCCGGCGTCACAAGGCCAAGAAGCACCCTGGGAACGGCGCTCTGCAGTGCAAGCTGTGCAGCTTCCATTGCAGTGCCAACAAGGACATGAAGACCCACATGAAGAAAAGCCACTGGAGACTCTCCACCCAGCAGTGCGAGTTCTGCGGCGTGCGCATGAACCCCCAGGCTCTCAAGGCCCACATTCTGAGGCACAAGAATGAGAAGCCGCTCAGCTGCGACCAGTGCGACCGCTCGTTCCGCACGAACTCTCAGCTGAACAACCATCGGCGATCTCGCCACGGGGAGATGGAGCACCCCTTCCGCTGCGAGCGGTGCGGGCGGGGCTTCGTCAAAGCGCAGAGCCTGAAGCACCACATGTACAGCCACACGGGTGAGCGGCCTTTTATCTGCACTGAGTGCCCCTCCGCCTTCGCCCGCAAGGACTACCTTAACAAGCATATGACGAAGCACACGGGCGAGAAACGCTTCCAGTGCGATGTCTGCAATAAGAAGTTTTCCTTTGTCAGTAGTCTGAACAGCCACAAGAAGCGGAAGCACGGCGCGAACAAGCAAAAGGTACAGAGTGGGGAGGGCGCCACCTCCAGTGCTGCCGCCGCCACCGACACTGGGGTGCAGGAGATTCCGGTGCAGACTCTGGATCTGTGGGAGATGACGTATCTGGTGCCGGTGTACTCCACGGGGTCTGCGGACGGCAGCATCGTTTACACCTCACCTGCACTGGGCCTTTAA